A portion of the Edaphobacter lichenicola genome contains these proteins:
- a CDS encoding GAF domain-containing protein yields MNHAGGWAGTAKGFQMSVVDSITVDTGLEVIDLTENASFAGRRLHERDVVTQMEGMRRVARAFVESPDTVLQELVNAAVELCGADSSGISIEREDGSDAEFYQWVATAGAYSGFLHAVLPRWPSACGVCLERGRPQLFRVTQRFFDLLGVEAPEVTDGILLPWDEGETRGTIFVMAHGRDEAFDENDVRMMQVLANFAAMGVRQQRQQKLLLEQAIHAAAAGMANELAHRINNPLQSITNIVYLAGAGGIDGDAKTLAGELAEPIQRLSVLAARLLSLPRTAANRQK; encoded by the coding sequence TTGAACCACGCAGGTGGTTGGGCCGGTACGGCGAAGGGGTTTCAGATGAGTGTGGTCGATTCGATTACGGTGGATACGGGCCTCGAGGTGATCGACCTTACCGAGAATGCTTCGTTTGCGGGGAGGCGCCTGCATGAACGGGACGTCGTGACCCAGATGGAAGGAATGCGCCGGGTGGCACGTGCCTTTGTCGAGAGCCCGGATACGGTTCTGCAGGAGCTGGTGAATGCGGCGGTGGAGTTGTGCGGCGCGGACAGTTCGGGCATCAGCATTGAGCGGGAGGACGGCAGCGATGCGGAGTTTTATCAGTGGGTCGCTACTGCTGGAGCGTACTCGGGTTTTTTGCATGCTGTGCTTCCGCGTTGGCCGAGTGCGTGTGGAGTTTGTCTGGAGCGAGGGCGGCCGCAACTGTTTCGCGTGACGCAGCGTTTCTTCGATCTGCTGGGGGTTGAAGCGCCAGAAGTGACCGATGGGATTCTGCTTCCGTGGGATGAGGGAGAGACTCGAGGCACGATCTTTGTCATGGCGCATGGACGGGATGAGGCGTTCGACGAAAACGACGTTCGGATGATGCAGGTGCTGGCGAACTTTGCTGCGATGGGTGTGAGGCAGCAACGGCAGCAGAAGCTGCTGTTGGAGCAGGCCATCCATGCGGCGGCTGCGGGAATGGCCAATGAACTGGCTCACCGGATCAACAATCCTTTGCAGAGCATTACGAATATTGTGTATCTGGCGGGTGCTGGTGGGATCGACGGTGACGCGAAGACGCTGGCGGGGGAGCTGGCAGAGCCTATTCAGCGGTTGTCTGTGTTGGCGGCGAGGTTGCTGTCGCTGCCGAGGACAGCGGCGAATCGGCAGAAGTAG
- a CDS encoding S10 family peptidase, with the protein MSTVGMAQAPEGRPHTAGDGATKEEPAIPIPPETTSVTKHEWAAGGQMIHYTATAGNLLIRDDQDKANGSIFYVAYTEDGAEAKNRPVTFFYNGGPGAATIWLHMGSFGPVRVITQSPEATGPAPFEWVQNQYSLLDKSDLVFVDAPLTGFSRAVGKGTAKDFAGTDQDIKAFERFIVRYITANQRWNSPKFLFGESYGTTRSAGLVAALQNDGIEFNGVTLLSSILNYNRRNPGLDYEAIGYMPSFAAIAYHYHKVKTDLSLAEWVQQARVFARGPYAEAIQQGDKLPSAEFDAMAAKVAAITGLSVEYVKESKLHISATRFRKELLRNDERTLGRYDARFMGWDPDAAGDSAGYDPSDTGISGVYVGAFHDYIQRELKYMSQETYYLSGPGLNQDWDFKHKPSGSGGAGRNGEQTAPDVAVDLSDAMRKNPKLRVFSANGYLDLATPFFSTEYDLSHMDLPEKLVGNVQFGYYPAGHMVYLNVDALKEMKADLVKFYALAQQR; encoded by the coding sequence ATGTCGACGGTTGGAATGGCGCAGGCGCCTGAAGGTCGACCACATACCGCGGGTGACGGTGCGACGAAGGAAGAGCCGGCGATACCCATTCCACCGGAGACAACGTCTGTAACAAAGCATGAATGGGCGGCGGGTGGGCAGATGATTCACTATACGGCGACGGCGGGGAATCTGCTGATTCGTGACGATCAAGATAAGGCGAATGGAAGCATCTTTTATGTGGCCTATACGGAAGACGGAGCTGAGGCGAAGAATCGCCCGGTGACTTTCTTCTATAACGGTGGGCCGGGTGCGGCGACGATCTGGCTGCATATGGGATCGTTTGGGCCCGTGCGCGTGATTACGCAGAGTCCTGAGGCGACAGGACCGGCGCCGTTCGAGTGGGTGCAGAACCAGTACAGTCTGCTGGATAAGAGTGACCTGGTGTTCGTCGATGCGCCACTGACGGGTTTCTCTCGAGCGGTGGGAAAGGGAACAGCGAAGGACTTTGCAGGAACGGATCAGGACATCAAGGCGTTTGAGAGATTTATTGTCCGGTACATTACGGCGAACCAGCGATGGAACTCGCCGAAGTTTCTGTTTGGCGAATCGTATGGGACCACGCGGTCGGCGGGTCTGGTTGCGGCGCTGCAGAACGACGGCATTGAGTTCAATGGGGTGACGTTGCTGTCGTCGATTTTGAACTACAACCGGCGCAATCCTGGGCTGGACTACGAGGCGATCGGGTATATGCCATCGTTTGCCGCGATTGCATATCACTATCACAAGGTGAAGACCGATCTGTCGCTTGCGGAGTGGGTGCAGCAGGCGAGAGTGTTCGCGCGCGGGCCATATGCGGAGGCGATTCAGCAGGGAGATAAGCTGCCGTCAGCTGAATTCGACGCGATGGCTGCGAAGGTGGCAGCGATCACGGGGTTGAGCGTGGAGTATGTGAAGGAGTCAAAGCTGCACATCTCGGCGACTCGGTTTCGTAAAGAGTTACTGCGCAACGATGAGAGGACTTTAGGTCGATACGATGCGAGGTTCATGGGCTGGGATCCGGATGCTGCGGGTGATAGCGCTGGGTATGACCCGTCGGATACAGGAATTAGCGGAGTGTATGTCGGGGCGTTTCATGACTACATTCAGAGAGAACTGAAGTATATGAGTCAGGAGACGTACTACCTGTCAGGACCTGGATTGAATCAGGATTGGGACTTCAAACACAAGCCGTCAGGTAGTGGCGGAGCTGGGCGTAATGGAGAACAGACGGCGCCTGATGTGGCTGTGGACCTGTCGGACGCTATGAGGAAGAACCCGAAGCTGCGGGTATTTTCTGCGAATGGGTACCTTGACCTGGCTACGCCGTTCTTTTCGACCGAGTACGACCTGAGCCATATGGATCTGCCGGAGAAGCTGGTGGGGAACGTTCAATTTGGTTACTATCCGGCTGGTCACATGGTCTATCTGAATGTGGATGCACTGAAGGAGATGAAAGCAGATCTGGTGAAGTTCTATGCCTTGGCCCAACAGCGCTGA
- a CDS encoding DoxX family membrane protein, with the protein MGVIVLVVGFVAARRELQAAVGLDKLVAVGRVLYAAPLAAFGVEHLALGRVILGAVPVWMPVRLFWVYFVGVALIAAALSLVLGIRVRLTATLLAIMFFLFVVMIHVPNAVAQGHDRIIWNVALRDLSFGAGALALAGSLWIGARDRGGSAAVWIGRVVVAVVLMVYGVELIRYPQFAPGVPLAKLTPAWVPGPHVWALLTGLVCLGGGVAILIRRYCRDGAAAVGLVMTLLTLFLYLPILLMASGVPAVLEGANYVWDTLLFAGTVLLVAEGAPKREQ; encoded by the coding sequence GTGGGAGTGATTGTTCTTGTTGTTGGGTTCGTTGCCGCGAGAAGAGAGTTGCAGGCGGCGGTGGGGCTGGACAAGCTGGTAGCGGTTGGAAGGGTTCTGTATGCGGCGCCGTTGGCGGCTTTTGGGGTGGAGCACCTGGCGCTTGGCCGGGTGATACTTGGGGCTGTTCCTGTGTGGATGCCGGTGCGGTTGTTCTGGGTGTATTTCGTTGGCGTTGCGTTGATCGCTGCGGCTTTGAGTCTGGTGCTTGGGATACGCGTTCGTTTGACCGCGACGCTGCTTGCGATCATGTTCTTTCTGTTTGTCGTAATGATCCATGTGCCGAATGCGGTGGCGCAGGGGCACGACAGAATCATCTGGAATGTGGCGTTGCGGGATCTTAGTTTTGGTGCAGGAGCGCTGGCGCTTGCGGGGTCTTTGTGGATTGGCGCGCGGGATCGCGGTGGGAGTGCGGCGGTGTGGATTGGGCGCGTGGTGGTTGCTGTTGTCCTGATGGTGTATGGCGTGGAGCTGATACGGTATCCACAGTTTGCGCCGGGGGTTCCGTTGGCCAAGTTGACGCCGGCGTGGGTGCCGGGGCCGCATGTGTGGGCGCTTTTGACGGGGCTGGTTTGTCTTGGCGGCGGTGTGGCGATATTGATTCGGAGATATTGCCGTGATGGGGCGGCGGCGGTGGGGTTGGTGATGACGTTGCTTACGCTGTTTCTTTATCTGCCGATTCTGCTGATGGCTTCTGGGGTGCCGGCGGTATTGGAGGGGGCGAACTACGTCTGGGATACGTTGCTGTTTGCAGGGACGGTGTTGCTGGTGGCGGAGGGCGCACCGAAGCGAGAGCAGTAA
- a CDS encoding nuclear transport factor 2 family protein, translating to MKRGLVASLVVAVFVCPAARGVDMPKITEVVLVQRTQELYDAVGPGNQAPWKKYVAEDAMFFDEKGRAMDKAALMEDLQPLPAGYSGTIRVMHPKSLFANNVAILSYDCDEVETVFGRELHARYHSTDTWLYRNEAWQIVASQTLRYYEDPAVGAVAEAMLNDYVGAYELAPGNVVTVTRQGRELYAQRNSGKPYQLLPESPDLFFRVGVEGRRLFHRDAAGHVDMMIDRRNNEDLLWKKIR from the coding sequence ATGAAGCGAGGTCTGGTTGCTTCGTTGGTGGTGGCTGTCTTCGTGTGCCCTGCGGCGCGCGGAGTGGATATGCCGAAGATCACAGAAGTGGTACTGGTTCAGCGAACACAAGAACTGTACGATGCGGTTGGCCCTGGGAATCAGGCGCCGTGGAAGAAGTATGTCGCAGAGGATGCGATGTTCTTCGATGAGAAGGGCAGGGCGATGGACAAGGCAGCGCTGATGGAAGATCTACAGCCGTTGCCTGCGGGCTATAGCGGCACGATTCGGGTGATGCATCCGAAGTCGCTGTTTGCGAATAACGTTGCGATTTTGAGTTACGACTGCGATGAGGTGGAGACGGTGTTTGGGCGAGAGCTTCATGCTCGCTATCACTCGACGGATACGTGGTTGTATCGGAACGAAGCGTGGCAGATTGTTGCGAGCCAGACGTTGCGATACTACGAAGACCCGGCGGTAGGAGCGGTTGCGGAGGCGATGCTGAACGATTATGTGGGTGCGTATGAGCTGGCTCCCGGGAACGTGGTCACGGTGACGCGGCAGGGCAGGGAGTTGTATGCGCAGCGCAACTCGGGAAAACCGTACCAGCTTTTGCCGGAGTCTCCTGATCTGTTTTTTCGTGTGGGGGTGGAGGGGCGGCGGTTGTTTCATCGGGATGCGGCGGGGCATGTGGACATGATGATCGATCGCAGGAATAACGAAGATCTGCTTTGGAAGAAGATTCGGTAG
- a CDS encoding response regulator — translation MAPAKLLLVDDDEVIRLTLGIILRKHGFHVTVAATVTEALKYISSGVFDVLLSDLHMPGAGDGLTVVSAMRHSNPKAVTILLSSFPHMDAAAQAILLQTDEILVKPMDVTMLVDAIKQRLAAGPTRTRVVESVATILERATESTIHDWYLLVEKEETLMAVPMSFQLRSGHLVQVFEDLVLRLRSSTILGSKALPSAAAAEHGTARRRQGYTASMMVEESRILQVSVFNTLQKNLANIDFSVVLIGVMTIADEIDSQLGLAMKSYLAESIVDLLPA, via the coding sequence ATGGCGCCTGCGAAACTTCTATTAGTCGACGACGATGAAGTAATCCGTCTTACCCTCGGCATCATTCTTAGAAAACATGGCTTTCACGTCACGGTCGCTGCCACCGTGACGGAAGCTCTCAAGTACATCAGCTCCGGGGTCTTTGACGTCCTCCTCAGCGATCTTCACATGCCTGGCGCAGGAGACGGCCTTACCGTCGTCAGCGCCATGCGTCATTCAAACCCAAAAGCCGTCACCATTCTGCTAAGCTCCTTCCCTCACATGGACGCTGCGGCTCAGGCAATCCTGCTGCAGACGGATGAGATCCTCGTCAAGCCGATGGATGTAACCATGTTGGTGGATGCCATCAAACAGCGGCTCGCCGCCGGTCCGACGCGTACCCGAGTCGTCGAGAGCGTTGCCACCATTCTCGAACGTGCTACAGAAAGCACCATCCACGATTGGTATCTACTCGTCGAAAAAGAAGAAACGCTGATGGCAGTTCCAATGTCGTTCCAACTACGCTCCGGGCATCTGGTTCAAGTCTTCGAGGACCTCGTTCTGCGCCTGCGTTCCTCAACGATTCTCGGAAGCAAAGCACTGCCCTCAGCCGCCGCCGCGGAGCACGGCACTGCCCGTCGAAGACAGGGATACACCGCTTCCATGATGGTCGAGGAATCGCGCATCCTCCAGGTCAGCGTCTTCAACACGCTGCAGAAAAACCTGGCCAACATCGACTTCAGCGTCGTTCTGATCGGCGTCATGACCATCGCCGACGAAATTGACTCCCAGCTCGGTCTGGCGATGAAGAGCTACCTCGCCGAGTCGATCGTCGATTTACTTCCCGCCTAG
- the ribB gene encoding 3,4-dihydroxy-2-butanone-4-phosphate synthase — translation MFADVSEAVAEIKAGRMVVVVDDEDRENEGDLTLAAEFVTPEAINFMAKFGRGLICLTLTEERADYLRLGPMTQENTSRFGTAFTESIEAREGVTTGISAADRAHTIQVAIDPKSTAHDLARPGHVFPLRARKGGVLVRAGQTEASVDLARMAGLVTAGVICEIMNDDGTMARVPDLVKFCAEHGLKMVTVADLIRYRLQNERYIHRVAESLMPTAHGEFRMIAYESEVEGGESHIALVYGDVTGDEPVTVRVHTHCLAGDVFSTTLCDCRAVVEQSLRMIADAGRGALVYLHNGSAGFGVDKGVTPARVVLHREHRAREGSDDRAQRTLRQVGLGGQILSDLGIHKIRLLTNTPTHVPALQGFGIEIVEQVPVSIGAVRR, via the coding sequence ATGTTTGCTGACGTGTCAGAGGCAGTTGCGGAGATCAAAGCTGGTCGGATGGTGGTGGTGGTCGATGATGAAGACCGCGAAAATGAAGGCGACCTGACGCTGGCTGCGGAGTTTGTCACGCCGGAGGCGATCAACTTCATGGCGAAGTTTGGGCGCGGGTTGATCTGTCTGACGCTGACCGAGGAGCGCGCGGACTATCTGCGGCTGGGGCCGATGACGCAGGAGAACACGTCGCGGTTTGGCACGGCGTTCACGGAGAGCATTGAGGCTCGCGAGGGTGTGACGACTGGCATCTCTGCGGCGGATCGGGCGCATACGATCCAGGTAGCGATTGATCCGAAGTCGACGGCGCATGATCTGGCGCGGCCTGGACACGTGTTTCCGCTACGGGCCCGCAAGGGTGGTGTGCTGGTGCGGGCGGGACAGACGGAGGCATCGGTCGATCTGGCGCGGATGGCGGGGTTGGTGACGGCGGGTGTGATCTGCGAGATCATGAACGACGATGGGACCATGGCGCGGGTGCCGGATCTGGTTAAGTTTTGTGCGGAGCATGGATTGAAGATGGTGACGGTGGCGGATTTGATCCGCTATCGGTTACAGAATGAGCGGTACATCCATCGTGTGGCCGAGTCGCTGATGCCTACGGCGCATGGGGAGTTTCGCATGATCGCATATGAGAGCGAAGTGGAAGGCGGCGAGTCGCATATCGCGCTGGTGTATGGCGATGTGACGGGCGATGAGCCGGTGACGGTACGGGTGCATACGCATTGTCTAGCGGGAGATGTGTTTTCGACGACGCTGTGCGATTGCAGGGCAGTTGTGGAGCAGTCGCTGCGCATGATCGCAGATGCAGGCAGGGGGGCATTGGTGTATCTGCACAATGGAAGCGCGGGTTTTGGTGTGGATAAAGGGGTTACGCCAGCGCGGGTGGTGTTGCACCGCGAGCACAGGGCGCGGGAGGGGAGCGACGATCGTGCCCAGAGAACGCTGCGGCAGGTGGGTTTGGGCGGGCAGATTCTGTCGGATCTGGGGATTCACAAGATTCGGTTGCTGACCAATACCCCGACGCATGTTCCTGCGTTGCAAGGGTTTGGCATTGAGATCGTGGAGCAGGTTCCGGTGTCGATTGGTGCGGTTCGGCGGTAG
- a CDS encoding transglutaminase family protein yields MSIKVALNHRTQYRYDKAVLLGPQVVQLRPTPHCRTPILSYSLNITPAEHLLNWQFDPHHNHLARLLFSEKTKEFVVEVNLIAELSPCNPFDFFLEPGFEEYPFEYSPELAKGLEPYRTIDPAGPLLQALIGSFSDEKRGTVAFLVDLNQRIRNEVGYVTRLSPGVQSCEETLEKHTGSCRDSAWLLVQCLRHLGIAARFVSGYLIQLAADEEAVEGSSGPKTDSADLHAWAEAFLPGAGWIGFDPTSGLVVSEGHIPLVGTPNASSAAPIGGTVEPANVDFSYSMSIRRLNDPPRTSKPFTEEDWAQVERVAHHIDADLEAQDVRLTMGGEPTFVGIDEPESPQWNIEALGPMKRTRGLNLIQCLRARVAPGGLLHYGQGKWYPGEPLPRWALSCYWRADGVPVWEDIALIAREDKDYGFNTPDALRFMEALAHRLQVSPENLLPAYNADSEATEPAGYILPTRRRQPAGRLSWSSQLWFPRPERLLLTPGDSPIGYRISTEAMPWVAPDEVEYEFEAAPFADRIKLPTNSLRHMDLFHQTPPADPLPALSATAETAHELIRPSLCLQAREGRLHVFLPYVSTLYDYLDLVAAVEDTCQYLQTPVWLEGYTPPSDPRLRSFSVTPDPGVLEVNLPPASNWDELEQINTLLFEEARRNRLTAEKFTYDGGHIATGGGSHIVVGGASMLESPFLRRPDLLRSMVALWQNHPSLSYLFSGMYVGPTSQYPRVDEARTDALYELEVAFRNLPTSDCPPFIVDGLFRNLLVDVTGNSHRAEFCIDKLYPPEGLGLRLGLLELRAFEMTPHVRMGLVELLLIRALVCACWKRPFEGSLIRWGTALHDRFMLPHFVQSDFFDVLTHLRRSGYEFEEKWFASHLEFRFPKIGSISADGVELELRRALEPWNVLAEETNSGRTVRSVDSSLERIQVKVFGFITEGRYVVACNGRKVPLHPTGDPGEAVAAIRYRARRLQATLHPTVPLHVPLVFDIIDCWKERSIGRCTYHAVPPDGRMYTTPPANAAEAKERRLERFQTSEPPLGPIAMPTEETNPVFPMTLDLRMPLPAHNIHIEKPGLVP; encoded by the coding sequence ATGAGCATAAAGGTCGCTCTGAATCATCGGACACAATACCGGTACGACAAAGCGGTCTTACTCGGTCCACAGGTTGTTCAGTTGCGCCCGACCCCGCATTGTCGAACTCCCATCCTGAGCTACTCCCTCAACATCACTCCTGCCGAGCATCTCCTCAACTGGCAATTCGACCCGCATCACAATCATCTGGCCCGCCTCCTATTTTCAGAAAAGACAAAGGAGTTCGTGGTTGAGGTGAATCTAATCGCGGAACTATCGCCATGCAACCCTTTCGACTTCTTTCTAGAGCCGGGCTTCGAAGAATATCCTTTTGAATACTCCCCGGAGTTGGCAAAGGGCCTTGAGCCGTATCGCACGATCGATCCGGCTGGCCCTCTTCTCCAAGCCCTGATCGGTAGCTTTTCGGACGAGAAGCGCGGGACGGTCGCTTTTCTTGTCGATCTAAATCAGCGAATTCGCAACGAAGTCGGATATGTAACCCGTCTCAGTCCAGGAGTGCAGTCCTGTGAGGAGACGCTCGAAAAGCACACTGGATCCTGCCGCGACTCTGCATGGTTGCTCGTGCAGTGTCTGCGGCATTTGGGAATCGCGGCACGCTTCGTCTCCGGATATCTCATTCAATTAGCAGCAGACGAGGAAGCAGTCGAGGGCTCGAGCGGCCCGAAGACTGACTCTGCGGATCTGCATGCATGGGCAGAGGCATTTTTACCGGGTGCAGGTTGGATTGGCTTTGATCCGACCTCGGGCCTGGTCGTCAGCGAGGGCCACATCCCGCTCGTCGGTACTCCAAACGCCTCCAGTGCCGCCCCCATCGGGGGCACAGTCGAGCCGGCTAACGTAGACTTTAGCTACTCCATGTCAATTCGTCGCTTGAATGATCCACCACGCACGTCCAAGCCCTTTACGGAGGAGGATTGGGCGCAGGTAGAACGCGTTGCGCATCACATCGATGCAGACCTTGAGGCACAGGACGTGCGCCTGACCATGGGTGGCGAGCCCACCTTCGTCGGCATCGACGAGCCCGAGAGTCCTCAATGGAACATCGAGGCTCTAGGACCGATGAAGCGAACCCGTGGCCTGAATCTCATCCAGTGCTTGCGAGCAAGGGTGGCCCCCGGCGGACTGCTCCACTACGGACAGGGAAAGTGGTATCCAGGAGAGCCCCTGCCGCGTTGGGCGCTGAGCTGCTATTGGCGCGCCGACGGAGTTCCCGTCTGGGAAGATATTGCCCTCATCGCTCGCGAAGACAAGGACTACGGTTTTAATACGCCCGATGCTCTCAGGTTCATGGAAGCTCTCGCGCACCGTCTCCAGGTAAGTCCCGAAAACCTGCTGCCTGCTTATAACGCCGATAGTGAAGCCACGGAGCCAGCCGGATACATCTTGCCCACCCGTCGTCGCCAACCTGCAGGCCGGTTGTCCTGGTCGAGCCAGTTATGGTTCCCTCGTCCTGAACGTCTGTTGCTCACGCCGGGTGATTCGCCCATAGGTTATCGGATATCAACTGAGGCCATGCCTTGGGTGGCCCCGGACGAGGTCGAATACGAATTCGAAGCTGCACCCTTCGCGGATCGAATCAAGCTCCCAACAAACTCGCTCCGCCACATGGATCTGTTCCATCAAACGCCCCCAGCTGATCCTCTACCCGCCCTGTCTGCTACAGCAGAGACCGCACACGAGTTGATCCGGCCATCATTGTGTCTCCAGGCTCGCGAAGGACGTCTGCATGTCTTTCTGCCCTATGTGTCCACGTTATATGACTATCTCGACCTGGTGGCTGCCGTCGAGGACACATGCCAATACCTGCAAACACCGGTGTGGCTGGAAGGCTACACCCCGCCCTCCGATCCGCGGCTGCGATCGTTCAGCGTCACTCCAGACCCTGGCGTACTTGAGGTGAACCTGCCGCCCGCCAGCAACTGGGACGAACTGGAACAGATCAACACGCTGCTCTTCGAGGAGGCACGTCGAAACCGGCTAACGGCTGAGAAGTTCACCTACGACGGCGGTCATATCGCTACTGGCGGCGGCAGCCACATCGTGGTGGGCGGAGCCAGCATGCTGGAAAGCCCTTTTTTGCGACGTCCCGATCTCCTGCGCAGCATGGTAGCTCTCTGGCAAAACCACCCCTCGCTCTCCTATCTCTTCTCGGGCATGTATGTCGGCCCCACCAGTCAATATCCACGCGTGGACGAAGCGCGCACAGATGCCCTGTATGAACTTGAAGTTGCGTTCCGCAATCTCCCGACGAGCGACTGCCCTCCCTTTATTGTGGATGGGCTATTCCGCAACCTGCTCGTCGATGTCACGGGCAACTCACATCGCGCCGAGTTCTGCATCGACAAACTCTATCCACCGGAAGGCCTCGGGCTGCGTCTCGGCCTCCTTGAGCTGCGCGCCTTTGAGATGACCCCTCACGTCAGAATGGGCCTGGTTGAACTGCTGCTGATCCGCGCCCTGGTCTGCGCGTGTTGGAAACGGCCGTTCGAAGGCAGCCTGATTCGTTGGGGCACAGCGCTCCATGACCGCTTTATGTTGCCCCATTTTGTTCAGAGCGACTTCTTCGATGTACTTACTCATCTGCGCCGGTCCGGCTATGAATTTGAAGAGAAGTGGTTCGCTTCGCACCTTGAGTTTCGCTTTCCGAAGATTGGCTCGATCTCGGCAGACGGAGTTGAACTTGAGTTGCGTCGAGCTCTTGAACCTTGGAACGTGCTCGCGGAAGAGACTAACTCCGGCAGAACAGTTCGCAGCGTGGACTCCTCGCTCGAACGGATACAGGTGAAGGTATTCGGATTTATTACGGAAGGGCGTTATGTGGTTGCATGCAACGGCCGCAAAGTGCCGCTCCATCCCACGGGAGACCCCGGAGAAGCGGTAGCCGCCATACGATACCGCGCTCGACGGCTACAAGCGACGTTACACCCAACAGTTCCGCTCCACGTACCTCTTGTCTTCGACATTATCGATTGCTGGAAAGAGCGTTCAATCGGCCGGTGCACATACCATGCCGTACCGCCCGACGGCCGCATGTACACCACACCACCGGCCAATGCTGCAGAGGCGAAAGAGAGGCGTCTGGAGCGCTTTCAAACGTCCGAGCCTCCTCTTGGCCCAATTGCGATGCCGACGGAAGAGACCAACCCAGTGTTCCCCATGACTCTGGACTTGCGTATGCCATTGCCCGCACATAATATCCACATCGAGAAGCCGGGGCTTGTCCCATGA